The proteins below are encoded in one region of Reichenbachiella sp. 5M10:
- a CDS encoding helix-turn-helix domain-containing protein has translation MSNSVFFLTPDFDWSIHKRETAASSGYLLYLPKSTLDYPTFKNLHITQVRIFKSTDEIPKINLSPGIEIRVKSILEMLDELISTNLAHKDEAILSLLNTFFVYCDGKCNIRTFISDNNQKAALVYKFKQRIDKYYSEHHEVSGYAQQLHVSDKYLNECVKDVLGTNAKSLIDEKLVMTARYELKFTDKPIKQVSYDLGFSSPDYFSYYLKKHSKLSPSQIRKS, from the coding sequence GTGTCCAATTCGGTATTCTTCCTCACCCCGGATTTTGATTGGAGCATACATAAAAGAGAAACGGCGGCTTCCTCAGGCTACTTACTGTACTTGCCAAAAAGCACACTGGACTACCCTACGTTCAAGAATCTACACATTACACAAGTCCGAATTTTCAAATCTACGGACGAGATCCCTAAAATAAATCTTTCGCCAGGAATCGAAATACGCGTAAAGTCGATTTTGGAGATGCTGGATGAACTAATCAGTACCAATCTGGCGCATAAAGATGAGGCTATCCTATCGCTATTGAACACCTTTTTTGTGTACTGTGACGGAAAGTGCAATATCAGGACGTTTATTTCTGACAACAACCAAAAAGCAGCCCTGGTTTACAAATTCAAGCAAAGGATTGATAAATACTATTCGGAGCATCACGAGGTGAGTGGGTATGCTCAGCAACTGCACGTTTCGGACAAGTACCTGAACGAATGCGTAAAGGATGTATTGGGGACAAATGCCAAAAGCCTGATTGACGAAAAGCTGGTGATGACGGCCCGTTACGAATTGAAATTTACGGACAAGCCTATCAAACAAGTGTCTTATGATCTTGGGTTTTCCTCGCCCGATTATTTCAGTTATTATCTAAAAAAGCACTCCAAATTATCACCTTCACAGATTAGAAAAAGCTGA
- the ccsA gene encoding cytochrome c biogenesis protein CcsA produces the protein MKSGIFKVLFSNQLTTVLLLLFAIAMAYGTFLENDFGTQAVQTMIYKAWWFEVIMFLLVLNFMGNIFRYKLLRKEKFPIFLFHVAFIVTLIGAFVTRYYGFEGLMSIREGQAASEIVSQERYLQVEVTKGDYKETYEQQLNLSFFSQPDFDLSFGQNGEVTVEAAAFVPQAEQKVIESKTGGAVLTVVTAGTTGRENLYLQSGGSILVNNYPVTFNNPVPGAVNIYEVDGELKIQSPVELSFMIMATQSGGRLPADTLQDLKLRALYQGEGVAFVVPEIFEHSAVVYRQSEDQQKAKTLDDLLFVKLSDGEIQHEVLLPAFDGNYSDKQHVQLGAYHVDITYGPKPIQLPFEIALNDFELIRYPGSVSPSSYSSRVTVIDGEEQFPYHIYMNNVLDYRGYRFFQASYDTDELGTVLSVNSDWWGTNITYLGYTLLGIGMFLTLFWKNSRFQTINKKLSALNAKKVASTVVLVLGLWSGVSAQETGQQDQQAFLNNIKSSYIPADKANEFGELLVQDLDGRIKPVNTLSSEFLRKVHGRSSFALTPDMKLNSDQQFLMMQINPMVWQAVPIIKIDPKKGAAILETIGKEETKYLAFTDLLDQRGNYLLLDLVEEANRKKPAERSNLDKELIHVDERFNVFFQGLTGYYLKLFPLEGDPENTWFHDKYEGEAFKGEDSVFVKRIMPMYYQSVLKASRDKDWTQADETLSYIRTFQNVKGAAVIPSSNIQRAELLYNKLRLFNHLFSFFWLTGIALLAVAIFSVFYPNNLLVDKSKIGLTAVVFVGFLALTFNLILRWYAAQYPPWSNGYEMIILVSWALMLFGFSFYRKSDFVVPLAALFAGTLLFVAFLDWLNPEITNLVPVLKSYWLKIHVAIIVSSYAPLALSALLGILTLVFMIVEKKGNERLFNSMKELSYISEMSMTIGLFMLTIGTFLGGVWANESWGRYWGWDPKETWALISVIVYATILHLRLVPKLNDLYVYSLASVVGFFSIIMTSFGVNYYLAGLHSYAKGDPVPIPQFVYWIVAGVVILAILSKWNYKKLHGQKS, from the coding sequence ATGAAGTCAGGAATTTTTAAAGTATTGTTTTCTAATCAGTTGACAACAGTACTTCTTTTGCTTTTTGCCATAGCGATGGCTTACGGTACATTTTTGGAAAACGATTTTGGTACGCAAGCCGTCCAAACGATGATCTACAAAGCCTGGTGGTTTGAGGTGATCATGTTTTTGTTGGTGCTCAATTTTATGGGAAACATCTTTCGGTACAAGCTCCTACGCAAAGAGAAGTTTCCCATCTTTTTGTTTCATGTCGCATTCATCGTCACGCTCATTGGAGCATTTGTGACACGCTACTATGGTTTCGAGGGGCTCATGAGTATCCGTGAGGGGCAGGCTGCTTCGGAGATCGTTTCGCAGGAGCGCTACCTTCAGGTCGAGGTGACCAAGGGAGACTACAAAGAGACCTACGAGCAGCAACTCAATTTATCCTTTTTCAGTCAACCTGACTTTGACTTGTCTTTTGGACAAAATGGAGAGGTGACGGTCGAGGCTGCCGCTTTTGTGCCGCAGGCCGAACAAAAAGTAATTGAATCCAAAACAGGAGGTGCCGTACTCACAGTAGTGACTGCTGGCACCACCGGTAGAGAAAATTTGTACTTGCAGTCGGGCGGGTCGATCCTGGTCAATAACTACCCCGTCACATTCAACAATCCCGTACCAGGAGCAGTCAATATCTATGAAGTGGATGGCGAATTGAAGATTCAGTCTCCCGTAGAGCTATCGTTTATGATCATGGCTACCCAGTCAGGGGGTAGGTTGCCTGCAGATACGCTACAAGACCTGAAATTGCGCGCGCTGTATCAAGGGGAAGGAGTAGCCTTCGTAGTGCCAGAGATTTTTGAGCACAGCGCAGTGGTCTATCGTCAGTCTGAGGATCAGCAAAAGGCCAAGACGCTGGATGATCTGCTGTTTGTCAAGCTGTCAGATGGTGAGATACAGCACGAGGTGCTTTTGCCTGCTTTTGACGGCAACTACAGCGACAAACAACACGTGCAATTGGGGGCGTATCATGTCGACATCACCTACGGACCCAAGCCCATACAGCTACCCTTTGAGATTGCATTGAATGATTTTGAGTTGATACGCTACCCTGGATCAGTGAGCCCATCGTCCTATTCGAGTCGTGTCACGGTCATAGATGGAGAGGAGCAGTTTCCGTATCACATCTACATGAACAATGTATTGGACTACCGTGGGTATCGATTCTTTCAGGCATCCTACGATACCGACGAGTTGGGCACGGTGCTCTCGGTCAACAGCGATTGGTGGGGGACGAACATTACCTATCTCGGTTACACTTTGCTGGGGATCGGGATGTTCTTGACACTGTTTTGGAAGAACTCTAGGTTTCAAACCATCAATAAGAAATTGTCAGCACTCAATGCCAAGAAGGTCGCTTCTACAGTCGTACTGGTGCTAGGACTATGGAGTGGCGTATCTGCCCAGGAGACGGGGCAACAAGACCAACAAGCCTTTCTCAACAATATAAAATCCAGTTATATCCCCGCGGACAAAGCCAATGAATTTGGGGAGTTGCTCGTGCAGGATCTGGATGGACGGATCAAACCAGTCAATACCTTGTCATCCGAATTCTTGAGAAAGGTGCATGGACGTTCGTCTTTTGCTTTGACGCCTGATATGAAGCTCAACAGCGATCAGCAGTTTTTGATGATGCAAATCAATCCCATGGTGTGGCAGGCTGTGCCCATCATCAAGATCGATCCGAAGAAAGGAGCGGCCATCCTCGAAACGATAGGCAAAGAGGAAACCAAATATTTGGCTTTCACTGACCTGTTGGATCAGCGGGGCAATTACCTGCTATTGGATTTGGTGGAAGAGGCCAACCGCAAGAAACCCGCAGAGCGATCCAATCTGGACAAGGAGCTGATCCATGTAGACGAGCGGTTCAATGTTTTCTTTCAAGGGTTGACTGGATACTATTTAAAATTGTTTCCGCTAGAAGGCGATCCAGAGAATACTTGGTTTCATGACAAATACGAGGGAGAGGCGTTCAAAGGAGAAGATTCTGTATTTGTGAAGCGCATCATGCCGATGTACTACCAGAGTGTACTCAAGGCCAGTAGAGACAAAGATTGGACGCAAGCCGACGAGACGCTAAGTTACATCCGCACCTTCCAAAATGTCAAAGGTGCAGCCGTGATCCCTAGTAGCAACATCCAGCGGGCAGAATTGCTGTACAACAAACTCAGGTTGTTCAACCACCTGTTCTCTTTCTTCTGGTTGACAGGCATCGCACTATTGGCCGTTGCGATCTTTTCGGTTTTTTACCCGAACAATTTGTTGGTCGACAAGAGCAAGATCGGCTTGACCGCAGTGGTTTTTGTGGGCTTTTTGGCCTTGACCTTCAACCTGATCTTGCGGTGGTATGCAGCACAGTATCCTCCTTGGAGCAACGGCTATGAGATGATCATATTGGTGTCTTGGGCGCTGATGTTGTTTGGCTTCTCGTTTTACCGCAAGTCTGATTTTGTGGTACCGCTAGCGGCTCTGTTTGCTGGGACGCTGCTGTTTGTGGCCTTCTTGGATTGGCTCAATCCTGAGATCACCAACCTTGTGCCTGTACTCAAATCCTACTGGCTCAAAATCCACGTGGCGATCATCGTGAGTAGCTATGCGCCGTTGGCACTGTCGGCATTGCTGGGGATACTCACTTTGGTGTTTATGATTGTCGAGAAGAAGGGCAATGAGCGCTTGTTCAACAGCATGAAAGAACTAAGCTACATCAGCGAAATGTCCATGACCATCGGACTGTTCATGCTCACCATAGGAACCTTCCTCGGTGGGGTATGGGCCAATGAATCCTGGGGGAGATACTGGGGCTGGGATCCAAAAGAAACCTGGGCACTGATCTCGGTGATCGTGTATGCGACGATACTCCACCTGCGTCTCGTGCCGAAGCTCAACGACCTCTATGTCTATAGCTTGGCCAGTGTAGTAGGGTTTTTTAGCATCATCATGACTTCCTTTGGGGTCAACTACTACCTTGCAGGCTTGCATTCCTACGCCAAAGGTGATCCCGTACCGATCCCACAGTTCGTGTACTGGATCGTGGCTGGCGTAGTGATATTGGCGATCCTCTCCAAGTGGAACTATAAGAAGCTGCACGGGCAGAAGAGCTAA
- the nrfA gene encoding ammonia-forming cytochrome c nitrite reductase — protein MASIKKRHVFLFFATAVAAFLLSLLANSIISRKTESKFAYQPMVEIADNEPRNQVWGENFPRQYQSFLETKDTTFQSYQGGSKPVDMLEKDPRLVILWAGYAFSKEYNAPRGHYYAVDDIRDILRTGAPTGPGTGPMPSTCWTCKSPDVPRLMNEIGIDEFYSGKWADKGAEVVNAIGCADCHNPETMSLRITRPALIEAFEAMGKDINASSHQEMRSLVCAQCHVEYYFNKNLPGKEGVPYLVFPWRDGTSVEAMEAYYDEINFSDWTHAVSKAPMLKAQHPGYEIYSTGIHAKRGVSCADCHMPYTSEGGQKYTDHHIQSPLNNVTNSCQVCHRQDKEDLVADVYTRQKMVAENMEKLEKILVRLHLEAGKAWELGATEADMVDILQDIRHAQWRWDYSVASHGASFHSPVEVSRVVSSAMDVAGQGRIKLARLLASLGYNEELPYPDITTKDKAQQLMGIDRVALEKEKEEFKKNIIPKWLEEAKKREEGMGVKKAVSMK, from the coding sequence ATGGCCTCTATCAAAAAAAGACATGTATTTTTATTTTTTGCGACTGCAGTAGCAGCCTTTTTACTGAGCCTGTTAGCCAATAGCATCATCAGTAGAAAAACCGAATCCAAGTTCGCCTACCAACCCATGGTAGAGATAGCGGACAATGAACCCCGCAATCAAGTGTGGGGAGAGAACTTTCCGAGACAGTATCAGTCCTTCTTGGAAACCAAAGACACGACCTTTCAGAGTTACCAAGGCGGAAGCAAGCCTGTTGATATGCTCGAAAAGGATCCGAGATTGGTGATCTTGTGGGCAGGCTATGCTTTCTCCAAGGAGTACAATGCACCACGAGGGCACTACTATGCAGTAGATGATATTCGTGACATCCTCAGAACGGGCGCTCCTACGGGGCCTGGTACAGGGCCTATGCCGAGTACTTGCTGGACCTGCAAGAGCCCAGACGTCCCTCGTCTGATGAATGAGATCGGAATAGACGAGTTCTATAGTGGTAAGTGGGCTGATAAGGGGGCGGAAGTCGTCAATGCTATAGGGTGTGCCGACTGTCACAACCCTGAGACCATGAGTCTTCGTATCACACGCCCAGCGCTGATCGAGGCGTTCGAGGCGATGGGCAAGGATATCAACGCATCGAGTCATCAAGAGATGCGCTCTCTGGTGTGTGCGCAGTGTCATGTTGAGTACTATTTCAACAAGAACCTTCCGGGCAAAGAAGGCGTGCCTTATTTGGTGTTCCCATGGAGAGACGGTACTTCTGTGGAGGCGATGGAGGCCTACTATGATGAGATCAATTTCAGTGACTGGACGCATGCGGTGAGCAAAGCGCCAATGCTCAAGGCTCAACATCCAGGGTATGAAATATACAGCACGGGCATACATGCTAAGCGCGGGGTGTCCTGTGCGGATTGTCACATGCCATATACCTCAGAAGGTGGACAGAAGTACACAGACCACCATATCCAGTCTCCACTCAACAACGTAACCAACTCCTGTCAGGTCTGTCATCGTCAAGACAAAGAGGATTTGGTAGCAGATGTCTATACAAGACAGAAAATGGTTGCCGAAAATATGGAGAAGTTGGAGAAAATTTTAGTTCGTTTGCACTTGGAAGCGGGCAAGGCATGGGAGTTGGGCGCGACCGAAGCGGATATGGTGGACATCCTGCAGGATATTCGACATGCGCAGTGGAGATGGGACTATTCGGTAGCGTCTCATGGGGCTTCTTTTCACTCTCCCGTGGAGGTGAGTAGAGTGGTCAGTTCGGCGATGGATGTGGCAGGCCAAGGTCGGATCAAGCTGGCCAGATTGCTGGCGAGTTTGGGGTACAACGAAGAGTTGCCTTACCCAGACATCACGACCAAAGACAAGGCGCAACAATTGATGGGAATCGATCGTGTAGCTTTGGAGAAAGAGAAGGAAGAGTTTAAGAAGAATATCATACCTAAGTGGCTCGAAGAGGCTAAGAAACGTGAAGAAGGCATGGGGGTGAAGAAGGCCGTCTCCATGAAGTAA
- the nrfH gene encoding cytochrome c nitrite reductase small subunit — MNLLNKIIPPDQWIVPVTLLCGLMAGLGFYVLRVSNAVSYLSDDPKACINCHVMTPEYITWDHSSHQRVTVCNDCHVPHNNVVNKYYFKAMDGLYHASIYTMRMEPQAITMREPSQHVVQNNCIRCHIDQVTDAKMASWVDNHEENRTSRACWECHRETPHGRVKSLAAIGQFIEPLSVRQQQKEFVPDWIKKQLKSSK, encoded by the coding sequence ATGAACCTCCTAAACAAGATAATACCACCTGACCAGTGGATCGTACCCGTTACACTCTTGTGTGGGCTGATGGCTGGTTTAGGGTTTTATGTGTTGAGAGTGTCCAACGCGGTATCCTACCTCTCTGACGATCCCAAGGCATGCATCAATTGTCACGTGATGACTCCTGAGTACATCACGTGGGATCATAGTTCGCACCAGCGTGTCACCGTCTGCAATGATTGTCATGTACCGCACAACAATGTGGTGAACAAGTACTATTTCAAAGCAATGGATGGATTGTACCATGCCTCGATCTATACGATGCGAATGGAGCCTCAGGCGATCACCATGCGAGAACCCAGTCAGCATGTAGTGCAAAACAATTGCATCAGGTGCCATATCGATCAAGTCACCGATGCAAAAATGGCATCTTGGGTGGACAATCATGAAGAAAATAGAACCAGCAGAGCCTGCTGGGAATGTCACAGAGAGACTCCTCATGGCAGAGTGAAAAGCTTGGCGGCCATTGGTCAGTTCATTGAACCGTTGTCCGTTCGTCAGCAGCAGAAGGAGTTTGTCCCAGACTGGATCAAAAAACAATTGAAGTCTTCTAAATAA
- a CDS encoding alginate export family protein, translating to MNYSKICLVVLAMTFTSNLYAQFVIDAQIRPRSELRNGFKELNAPDEGPAFYTEQRTRLSVGLTQEKYKIKVTAQDVRMWGSTNQPYKTDENNTLHFSEAWGQYFFTDKLSFKAGRQIIRYHNERFFGSSNWQPQGRSHDALLLIYENQATGWKIDVGAAFNQNAYEPTLVQGTFYDGVVNYKHMEYVWLTKKLDKLVVNAMALNNGYQNVIDSSGVAQQSFALLLDYKVNDRLKLEGESYLQTGKNRVGENNSAHMLAAHVIYATDLTPINVGVDYMSGTSYGSSNDHSFNPLFGSNHKFYGYMDYFYVGNPHRMQGSVNSTGLLDFRIMTEWKTGASSSLKANIHQFLSPVDIVDVNDVSQSYSSNLGTEIDLVMTWKLDPAVTVNLGYSQMFATESMEQIKGVVTGYTGEASALNNWAWVMVDFRPQLFNSSKKD from the coding sequence ATGAATTATTCCAAAATTTGTCTCGTGGTGCTGGCCATGACTTTCACTTCTAACCTTTACGCACAATTTGTTATAGATGCTCAAATCAGACCTCGGTCCGAATTGCGAAACGGATTCAAAGAACTCAATGCTCCTGATGAGGGGCCTGCTTTCTATACAGAGCAAAGAACACGACTGTCTGTAGGGCTCACTCAAGAAAAATACAAGATCAAAGTGACAGCACAGGATGTACGTATGTGGGGGTCAACCAATCAACCCTACAAAACCGACGAGAACAATACGTTACATTTTTCAGAGGCTTGGGGGCAATATTTCTTTACAGATAAACTATCCTTCAAAGCAGGTCGACAGATTATTCGTTATCACAACGAACGTTTCTTTGGTAGCTCGAACTGGCAGCCACAGGGTAGGAGTCACGATGCTTTGTTGTTGATCTATGAGAATCAAGCGACGGGGTGGAAAATCGATGTGGGAGCGGCTTTTAATCAAAATGCCTATGAGCCTACGCTGGTACAAGGGACTTTTTATGACGGTGTGGTAAACTACAAGCACATGGAGTATGTATGGTTGACCAAAAAGTTGGATAAGCTAGTTGTCAATGCCATGGCATTGAACAACGGGTACCAAAATGTGATCGATTCCAGTGGTGTCGCTCAGCAGAGTTTTGCCTTGTTGTTGGACTACAAAGTAAACGACCGATTGAAACTAGAAGGGGAATCCTATTTGCAAACAGGAAAGAACCGTGTGGGAGAAAACAATTCCGCACATATGTTGGCTGCACATGTGATCTATGCTACGGATTTGACGCCTATCAACGTGGGGGTGGACTATATGTCAGGGACAAGTTATGGATCGTCTAACGACCATTCATTCAATCCGTTGTTTGGATCTAACCACAAGTTTTATGGATACATGGATTATTTCTATGTGGGCAACCCTCATCGTATGCAGGGCTCTGTCAATAGTACGGGATTGTTGGATTTTCGTATCATGACAGAGTGGAAGACAGGGGCAAGTTCTTCACTCAAAGCCAATATTCACCAGTTTTTGAGCCCTGTAGATATCGTGGATGTCAATGACGTGTCACAATCCTACTCGAGCAATCTTGGTACAGAGATCGATTTAGTGATGACTTGGAAACTGGACCCTGCAGTGACTGTCAATTTAGGCTATTCTCAGATGTTTGCTACAGAGTCGATGGAGCAGATCAAAGGTGTCGTGACGGGGTATACCGGTGAAGCTTCGGCACTCAACAACTGGGCTTGGGTTATGGTAGATTTTCGTCCACAGCTTTTTAATTCTTCGAAGAAGGATTAA
- a CDS encoding DMT family transporter has protein sequence MPVFSLKHWGFLIALLGVVLFSAKAVVVKLAYAFGIDTVTLLLFRMMFSLPIYLVIAALNFSALKEKLTPRIFGAVLLFGFLGYYLASYFDFLGLQYIKASLERIILFIYPTIVLFLSWLFLKKKIAKNQVIAVMISYAGIVVMYFQEPGFSELSNVVGVLLIVMSALTYASYLVGSDWLIPKLGPVLFTSLAMIVSCVCVVVHYCFVGDFDLMNYPMEVYGLSLGMAVFSTVVPSYLISYAIKLLGASDFSIVASFGPVSTIVLAWIFLGERLTVFQMIGAVVVIIGVYFVTRKK, from the coding sequence ATGCCTGTATTTTCCCTAAAACATTGGGGCTTTCTCATTGCCCTTCTTGGAGTTGTATTGTTTTCTGCCAAGGCTGTTGTCGTCAAGTTGGCGTATGCTTTTGGCATAGATACTGTGACTTTGTTGCTTTTTCGGATGATGTTTTCTCTACCCATTTACCTGGTGATTGCGGCTTTGAATTTTTCTGCGTTGAAAGAAAAGTTGACGCCAAGGATATTTGGAGCAGTGTTGTTGTTTGGGTTTCTCGGGTATTACCTGGCTAGCTATTTTGATTTTCTCGGGTTACAATATATCAAGGCTAGTTTAGAGCGGATCATTTTGTTCATTTACCCCACGATTGTCTTGTTTCTGTCTTGGTTGTTTCTGAAAAAGAAGATTGCCAAGAACCAAGTGATTGCAGTCATGATATCCTATGCGGGTATCGTGGTGATGTATTTTCAGGAGCCGGGATTTTCTGAATTGTCCAACGTGGTGGGGGTACTTTTGATTGTCATGAGTGCGTTGACCTACGCGTCGTACTTGGTGGGGAGCGATTGGTTGATTCCAAAGTTAGGGCCTGTGCTGTTTACTTCGCTGGCCATGATTGTTTCTTGTGTCTGTGTGGTCGTTCATTATTGCTTCGTTGGGGATTTTGACTTGATGAATTACCCGATGGAGGTGTATGGACTGAGTTTGGGTATGGCGGTATTTTCAACGGTTGTTCCTTCCTACCTTATATCTTACGCGATCAAGCTACTCGGAGCATCAGATTTCTCGATCGTAGCGAGTTTTGGGCCTGTGTCTACGATCGTATTGGCTTGGATTTTTTTGGGCGAGCGGTTGACGGTTTTTCAGATGATCGGAGCGGTAGTGGTGATCATCGGCGTGTATTTTGTGACACGAAAAAAGTAA
- a CDS encoding PAS domain-containing protein produces the protein MDWYGIVGSLISFGLLSGGMAIIFQRSKKSILHRASIDKSINGHNHTDYENLKLLLKHAQKEAKLGTWEWDLLTNEIHWSDEIFNILDLPGKVTPNIEIIRTIIHEEDAEEYDKTIRDTLAGKYPRRIQYRITTKSHYIKHISEKREVIKNEEGLPVKVLGTIQDISNETQTTSYLFKTKSNYKLLTETLPVGIYRSNKKGDILFVNQRMVEMFGYDCIEEMMRHQTQNFYQSTDDRTALVSHLEKEGMLIDYKIKFRRKDGSIFIGTENAQIEGDELHGVIQDVTEKSALDEEKNELITTLQRQNEDLERFAHIISHNLRCPLVNLEGLTQIIDRTTLSADNQEIVDLMVLSTKNLDMIIKDLNKTVSIRDKKHAHYEKVNLRHTLSDVKKDLREEIAQHKATIITNIDIKDEIQSIPGFINNILYQIIDNSIKFNHPDRAPEISITFHSTSRSNNLIVEDNGKGIDLSLNKERLFKLYEKFDPHMKGRGVGLYMAYNHINALKGSIDIESQIGLGTTVKITLPK, from the coding sequence ATGGATTGGTATGGAATCGTCGGTTCCCTGATTAGCTTTGGGCTATTGAGTGGGGGAATGGCAATTATCTTTCAGAGATCTAAAAAAAGTATTCTTCATCGAGCTTCTATTGATAAATCTATCAATGGCCACAATCATACGGATTACGAAAACTTAAAATTGCTTCTCAAGCATGCGCAAAAAGAAGCGAAACTCGGAACATGGGAATGGGACCTCCTCACCAATGAAATCCACTGGTCAGACGAAATTTTCAACATTTTGGATCTACCTGGGAAAGTCACTCCCAATATAGAAATCATCCGAACCATCATCCACGAAGAAGATGCCGAAGAATATGACAAAACCATTCGGGATACACTAGCGGGCAAATACCCCCGAAGAATCCAATACCGCATCACTACCAAAAGCCACTATATCAAACACATCTCTGAAAAACGAGAAGTCATCAAGAATGAAGAAGGGCTTCCCGTCAAAGTCCTCGGTACGATACAAGACATCTCCAACGAAACCCAAACCACCAGCTACCTATTCAAAACCAAGAGCAACTACAAACTCCTCACTGAGACACTACCTGTAGGCATCTACCGCTCCAACAAAAAAGGAGACATCTTGTTTGTCAACCAACGCATGGTCGAAATGTTTGGCTATGATTGCATCGAGGAAATGATGCGTCATCAGACGCAAAACTTCTACCAAAGCACCGACGACCGCACGGCACTCGTGTCCCACCTAGAAAAGGAAGGGATGCTTATCGATTACAAAATCAAATTTCGACGCAAGGACGGCAGCATATTCATCGGTACAGAAAATGCACAAATAGAAGGTGATGAACTACATGGCGTCATTCAAGATGTCACCGAGAAAAGTGCCCTAGACGAAGAGAAAAACGAACTCATCACGACACTTCAAAGACAAAACGAAGATCTGGAACGATTCGCTCACATCATCTCACACAACCTCCGGTGCCCTCTGGTCAACCTAGAAGGCTTGACTCAAATCATAGACAGGACTACTCTGAGTGCTGACAACCAAGAAATCGTAGACCTCATGGTCCTCTCCACCAAAAACCTCGACATGATCATCAAAGACTTGAACAAAACCGTATCTATCCGAGACAAAAAGCACGCGCATTACGAAAAGGTAAACCTGCGGCATACACTCTCAGATGTCAAAAAAGACCTCCGAGAAGAAATAGCACAGCATAAAGCCACCATCATCACCAACATTGACATCAAGGATGAAATCCAATCCATCCCTGGCTTCATCAACAACATTCTCTACCAGATCATTGACAACTCAATCAAATTCAATCATCCAGACAGAGCCCCTGAGATCAGCATCACTTTTCATAGTACCTCTCGTAGCAACAACCTCATCGTAGAAGACAACGGCAAAGGAATAGACCTCTCACTCAACAAAGAACGTCTATTCAAACTATATGAAAAATTCGACCCGCACATGAAAGGACGAGGAGTCGGGCTATACATGGCGTACAACCACATCAATGCTCTCAAAGGAAGCATTGATATCGAAAGCCAAATCGGTCTAGGAACCACAGTCAAAATCACACTCCCCAAGTAA
- a CDS encoding carboxypeptidase-like regulatory domain-containing protein gives MKRSVFATSILLIFLMCPRLGSSAPVTIRGMVTDAQTNEPLPYANIIYGSEGTSTNMDGSFVLTIDPLLEEQKLHIRYIGYESRHITLDEMDTNLYIELVSTSVVLDDIMVYSAEQIMSDLDGHRQINYEYGDQLLLSYYKETVTSNDDIYYLAEGIFDIYLPTIYSGDKTAVSARKTRKREFIALDTIEIPMITGHVSDMVNGATRRKGSFLDPNQRKNYIFSKEDLTIYDGREVFKIYYEPKTKKGTSKGVLYIDSESKAVIKAEYYPVIDQQNFWTNVKWTEEYTQVDGTWFIHRVSYTGEWKSKERSFAFNALMVVTDFEDAEGKPKLKNELSNNAIFFHEASTFSDSFWGIDNYVQLSEHERMSFAKK, from the coding sequence ATGAAAAGATCAGTATTCGCTACTTCAATCCTCCTGATTTTTCTGATGTGCCCAAGATTGGGCTCAAGCGCCCCTGTCACCATACGCGGTATGGTCACCGATGCGCAGACCAACGAGCCACTCCCCTACGCCAACATCATCTATGGATCGGAGGGGACTTCAACCAATATGGACGGCAGCTTTGTACTGACGATAGACCCGCTACTGGAAGAACAAAAACTCCACATACGATACATTGGATACGAATCTCGACACATCACGCTCGATGAGATGGATACCAATCTCTACATCGAACTCGTATCCACGAGCGTGGTACTGGACGACATCATGGTTTACTCCGCCGAACAAATCATGAGTGACCTAGACGGTCACCGCCAGATCAACTACGAATATGGAGACCAGCTTCTACTTTCCTACTACAAGGAAACGGTCACTTCCAATGACGACATCTATTACCTAGCCGAGGGGATTTTTGACATCTATCTCCCGACAATCTACAGTGGAGACAAAACTGCCGTAAGCGCTCGCAAAACAAGAAAAAGAGAATTTATTGCACTAGACACCATAGAGATACCGATGATCACTGGGCACGTCAGCGACATGGTCAATGGAGCCACTCGCCGCAAGGGGAGCTTTCTGGACCCCAACCAAAGAAAGAACTACATATTCTCCAAGGAAGACTTGACGATCTATGACGGACGTGAGGTCTTCAAAATCTACTACGAACCCAAAACGAAAAAAGGAACTTCAAAAGGTGTCCTCTACATTGACTCTGAAAGCAAAGCAGTCATAAAAGCGGAATACTATCCTGTCATTGATCAGCAGAATTTTTGGACGAATGTCAAATGGACAGAAGAGTACACTCAAGTAGACGGTACTTGGTTCATCCATCGTGTCTCCTATACTGGCGAATGGAAAAGCAAGGAGAGAAGCTTTGCGTTTAATGCACTCATGGTCGTGACGGATTTTGAAGATGCAGAAGGCAAGCCAAAACTAAAAAATGAATTGTCCAACAATGCCATCTTCTTTCACGAAGCTTCGACATTTTCGGACAGTTTCTGGGGCATAGACAACTACGTACAGCTCTCCGAACACGAAAGGATGTCCTTTGCCAAAAAGTAA